Part of the bacterium genome, AAGTGATCGGTGAATAAGTTCGGCTTTGGTAAAAATATTTCTGGAGTGATGATATCATGTTAATGCCCAAGCGCGTCAAATTCCGAAAGCAACAGCGCGGCCGTATGCGCGGCAAAGCGGTACGCGGCTCCCTCCTGGTGTACGGGGAGTATGGTTTAAAGACCATGGAGCCCCACTGGATCACCGCGCGTCAGATTGAGTCCGCGCGTGTCGCCATGACCCGCTATATCAAACGCGGCGGCAAAATTTGGATTCGAATTTTTCCGGACAAGCCGTGCACCAAAAAGCCGGCGGAGACCCGAATGGGAAAAGGCAAAGGCGCACCGGAATACTGGGTGGCGGTGGTCAAGCCGGGTCGGGTGATGTTTGAGATCGCCGGGGTGGATGAGAACACGGCGCGCGAAGCCCTGCGGTTGGCCGCACACAAATTGCCGGTCAA contains:
- the rplP gene encoding 50S ribosomal protein L16 produces the protein MLMPKRVKFRKQQRGRMRGKAVRGSLLVYGEYGLKTMEPHWITARQIESARVAMTRYIKRGGKIWIRIFPDKPCTKKPAETRMGKGKGAPEYWVAVVKPGRVMFEIAGVDENTAREALRLAAHKLPVKTKFVTAAEFGD